One uncultured Tolumonas sp. genomic window carries:
- the aguA gene encoding agmatine deiminase, translating into MTIKTVTGLPKQDGFFMPAEWAPQQAVWMIWPFRPDNWREAGKFAQATFAQVAEAIAGATPVYMAVPEQFMAQAKAIMPAAVTLVPMNSDDCWARDTGPTVVINGNGECRGVDWGFNAWGGHHGGLYFPWDQDELVARQMLEVHGFDRYVAPLILEGGSIHVDGEGTCMTTAECLLNKNRNPHLSKAQIEDYLRDYLNVTHFIWLEEGVYMDETDGHIDNMCCFARPGEVILHWTDDETDPQYARSQAAFKVLSDAVDAKGRKLKIWKLPQPGPLYCTEEESAGVVDGSGVPRDAGGRLAGSYVNFLITNDRIVYPLLDPKMDDEAKVILQQIFPEHTVVGVPAREILLGGGNIHCITQQIPR; encoded by the coding sequence ATGACAATTAAGACAGTAACCGGCCTGCCAAAGCAGGACGGTTTTTTTATGCCTGCTGAGTGGGCACCGCAACAAGCGGTATGGATGATCTGGCCGTTTCGCCCCGATAACTGGCGTGAAGCAGGCAAATTCGCGCAAGCCACGTTCGCCCAAGTGGCAGAAGCGATTGCAGGGGCAACCCCTGTGTATATGGCGGTGCCAGAGCAATTTATGGCGCAGGCCAAAGCCATCATGCCTGCGGCCGTCACGTTAGTGCCGATGAACAGCGATGACTGCTGGGCGCGTGACACTGGCCCGACCGTGGTGATTAATGGTAACGGCGAATGTCGTGGTGTGGATTGGGGCTTTAACGCCTGGGGCGGCCATCATGGCGGCCTGTATTTCCCGTGGGATCAAGATGAGCTGGTGGCGCGTCAAATGCTGGAAGTGCATGGCTTTGATCGTTATGTCGCCCCCTTGATTCTAGAAGGTGGCTCGATCCATGTGGATGGCGAAGGCACTTGCATGACTACGGCAGAATGCCTGCTGAACAAAAACCGTAATCCTCATCTTTCCAAAGCACAGATCGAAGATTATCTGCGTGATTATTTGAACGTGACTCATTTCATCTGGTTGGAAGAGGGCGTGTATATGGATGAGACCGACGGTCACATCGATAATATGTGCTGTTTTGCCCGCCCGGGTGAAGTGATTTTGCATTGGACCGATGATGAAACTGATCCGCAATATGCGCGCTCACAAGCGGCGTTTAAGGTGCTGTCAGACGCGGTAGATGCCAAAGGCCGTAAGCTGAAAATCTGGAAACTGCCACAACCGGGTCCGCTGTATTGCACCGAAGAAGAGTCAGCCGGTGTGGTTGATGGTTCTGGTGTACCGCGTGATGCGGGCGGTCGTCTGGCGGGTTCGTATGTGAATTTTCTGATCACTAACGATCGCATCGTCTATCCGTTACTCGATCCAAAAATGGATGATGAAGCGAAAGTTATTTTGCAGCAGATTTTCCCTGAGCATACCGTTGTTGGTGTGCCGGCGCGTGAAATATTGCTCGGTGGCGGTAACATTCACTGCATCACGCAGCAAATTCCCCGCTGA
- the aguB gene encoding N-carbamoylputrescine amidase: protein MALVTVAATQMACSWDIEGNVARAEKLVRDAAAKGAQIILIQELFQTPYFCIDQSPEHFDLAQTLEDSPLIKHFSALAKELDVVLPLSFFERAGNAHYNSLVMIDADGEVLDVYRKTHIPNGPAYQEKQFFTPGDTGFVVWETKYANVGVGICWDQWFPETARSLALLGADVIFFPTAIGSEPAYPEIDSQPHWTRVQQGHAAANIIPVIASNRVGTEKSKFVEGLEMTFYGSSFIADQTGALVQQADKTSECVLVHTFDLEAIRKQRISWGLFRDRRPAMYGTIMTSDGETSW, encoded by the coding sequence ATGGCATTAGTTACCGTTGCAGCCACTCAGATGGCCTGTTCCTGGGATATTGAGGGCAACGTCGCCCGGGCTGAAAAGCTGGTACGTGACGCAGCGGCGAAGGGTGCACAAATCATCCTGATCCAAGAGCTGTTCCAGACACCTTACTTCTGCATTGACCAAAGCCCGGAACATTTCGATCTGGCGCAAACGCTGGAAGATAGCCCACTGATCAAACATTTCTCTGCACTGGCAAAAGAGCTGGATGTGGTGCTGCCGCTGTCGTTTTTTGAGCGAGCTGGTAATGCGCATTACAACTCGCTGGTCATGATTGATGCCGATGGTGAAGTGCTGGATGTGTATCGTAAAACCCACATCCCAAATGGCCCGGCTTATCAGGAAAAACAATTCTTCACTCCGGGTGATACCGGTTTTGTCGTGTGGGAAACCAAATACGCCAATGTCGGCGTTGGCATCTGCTGGGATCAATGGTTCCCGGAAACAGCACGCAGCTTGGCGTTGTTGGGTGCGGATGTGATTTTCTTCCCGACCGCGATTGGTTCTGAACCGGCTTATCCAGAAATCGACTCGCAGCCACATTGGACCCGCGTACAGCAAGGTCATGCTGCTGCCAATATTATTCCAGTGATCGCTTCTAATCGTGTCGGCACCGAAAAGAGCAAATTTGTGGAAGGCTTAGAAATGACCTTCTACGGTTCTTCTTTTATCGCCGATCAGACTGGTGCATTGGTGCAGCAGGCAGATAAGACCAGCGAATGCGTGCTGGTGCATACCTTTGATCTGGAAGCGATCCGCAAACAGCGTATCAGCTGGGGTCTGTTCCGTGATCGCCGCCCAGCGATGTACGGCACCATTATGACTTCCGATGGCGAAACTTCTTGGTAA